The Methylomonas montana genome has a window encoding:
- a CDS encoding tyrosine-type recombinase/integrase: MAKHILTDATLRNAKPAAKDRRLNDGSGLYLLIKPNGAMWWRFDYSIDGKRKTLSLGVYPTTGLADARRKAEDARVSVANGQDPSDKRKEVKVARQLAAENEKRLESGLPIIDSFEYVAREWHEKFKAKWTEDHARRLLTRLEYDVFPFIGKRPIDQIDALELLEVMQRMEARGVIDTTHRALQNCGQIFRYGVLTRRCARDPSSDLRGALSPIRKRHHASITDPKQIAGLLRAIDDYQGSFISKCALQFSALTFCRPGEIRHAEWSEIDLTAKQWRIPPEKMKMRLQHIVPLATQAVHVLMELQPLTGSGKYLFPSERSSARPMSENTVNAALRRMGYTKEEMTAHGFRSMASTRLNEMHFNRDHIERQLAHSEANDVRAAYNYAEYLPERTKIMMQAWADHLDELKSGAHVIPFRKQN, translated from the coding sequence ATGGCAAAACATATACTTACCGACGCCACACTTCGCAATGCCAAGCCTGCCGCCAAGGACCGACGCCTGAATGACGGTAGCGGTCTTTATTTGTTGATCAAGCCCAACGGTGCCATGTGGTGGCGGTTTGATTACAGCATTGACGGCAAGCGCAAAACGCTATCACTGGGCGTTTACCCAACAACCGGTCTGGCCGATGCCAGACGCAAGGCCGAAGATGCTAGAGTTTCAGTTGCCAATGGCCAAGATCCCAGCGATAAGCGCAAGGAAGTCAAAGTCGCCCGTCAACTGGCCGCGGAAAACGAAAAGCGACTCGAGTCGGGTTTACCCATTATCGATAGTTTCGAATATGTGGCTCGCGAGTGGCACGAAAAGTTCAAAGCCAAATGGACGGAAGATCATGCCAGACGTTTGCTCACCCGGCTCGAATACGACGTATTCCCTTTTATTGGCAAACGTCCTATCGATCAGATTGATGCCCTGGAGTTGCTGGAAGTCATGCAACGCATGGAAGCCCGAGGCGTGATTGATACCACACACCGAGCCTTACAGAATTGTGGCCAGATTTTTCGTTATGGCGTGCTCACGCGGCGATGCGCTCGCGATCCTAGCAGTGATTTACGAGGTGCGTTAAGCCCCATCAGAAAAAGACACCATGCCAGCATCACCGATCCCAAACAAATTGCTGGATTGCTGAGAGCTATTGACGATTACCAAGGCTCCTTCATTTCAAAGTGCGCCCTGCAATTTTCCGCACTCACCTTTTGCCGTCCGGGCGAGATTCGGCATGCTGAATGGTCAGAAATCGATTTGACGGCAAAGCAATGGCGCATTCCGCCGGAGAAAATGAAAATGCGGCTCCAACATATCGTGCCACTGGCTACCCAGGCGGTTCATGTGTTGATGGAATTGCAACCGCTGACCGGTAGCGGCAAATATTTATTCCCATCCGAGCGCAGCTCGGCAAGACCCATGTCCGAAAACACAGTCAATGCCGCACTCAGGCGCATGGGCTACACCAAAGAAGAAATGACCGCCCATGGTTTTCGTTCCATGGCATCGACACGCTTGAATGAAATGCACTTCAATCGCGACCATATCGAGCGCCAATTGGCTCACTCAGAGGCCAACGATGTCAGAGCCGCCTACAATTACGCGGAATATCTCCCGGAACGAACAAAAATAATGATGCAGGCCTGGGCTGACCACTTGGACGAATTGAAATCTGGCGCCCATGTCATACCCTTTAGAAAGCAGAACTAG
- a CDS encoding DUF927 domain-containing protein has translation MMRFLPETLDLDGPEEDISSAHHGDQDKYTSAIERITFDALDLPCFLVRDDWFDLNGKRKPGVWFCYQSATAAGKPVTPTAIRICSPLYVAAVTHTEDGRYFGRLLRFLDTLGRWRQWAMPMELLRGSGEELRGELLAAGVETEQRHRAKLADYLQWQVPDKVIIAALRTGWTTNGKTFVLPERILGDQDVYLQSDAIHQAASLRCGGEFLQWQQLAAMCIGNSVLMVSICVALAGPLLTKVHQESGGIHWIGDTSTGKTTALVLAASVWGGEDFKRSWRATSNGMESVAVMLSDTCLCLDEINEADPQEIGAIVYCLGNGTGKTRANKIGAARQVQRWRLSILSTGERSISAAMQENGKQAKAGHLMRLLNIPVARRFGVFDELHQFGDGRTLSDHFRTQCARHFGHAGVRFVEYLLQQGDADFVSVLLQLETQFLCPDNQTARAASKFALYAMAGELAIEAGILPWPLGSALSACQAMYQQWMLARGSGLTEHRQILQNVTDFLLKHGDSKFTDKMNPQEKPRADRAGWYVDRAGERIYLFTSAALRDAGGNFDFNRVLEALETAQWIVEHDQGKRSKKTAISGVGKLNLYWLQPNEDGDHA, from the coding sequence ATGATGCGATTTCTACCTGAAACACTGGATCTCGATGGGCCTGAGGAGGACATCAGCTCGGCCCATCATGGCGACCAAGACAAATACACTTCAGCGATCGAGAGAATCACTTTCGATGCATTGGACTTACCTTGTTTCCTGGTGCGGGATGACTGGTTTGACCTCAATGGCAAACGCAAGCCAGGTGTCTGGTTTTGCTATCAATCCGCCACCGCAGCCGGCAAACCGGTGACGCCGACGGCGATTCGCATTTGTTCGCCTCTGTATGTCGCTGCGGTCACCCATACCGAAGACGGCCGGTATTTTGGCAGGTTGCTGCGGTTTCTCGATACCTTGGGGCGCTGGCGGCAGTGGGCAATGCCGATGGAATTGTTGCGCGGTTCCGGTGAGGAACTGCGCGGCGAGTTGTTGGCGGCCGGCGTGGAAACTGAACAGCGTCATCGCGCCAAACTCGCGGATTATCTGCAATGGCAGGTGCCTGACAAGGTGATCATCGCGGCCTTGCGAACGGGTTGGACCACGAATGGCAAAACGTTTGTACTACCCGAACGCATTCTGGGCGATCAGGATGTGTATTTACAGAGTGATGCCATTCATCAAGCAGCGTCCTTGCGATGTGGCGGAGAGTTTCTGCAATGGCAGCAATTAGCCGCCATGTGTATCGGTAATTCGGTATTGATGGTGTCTATTTGCGTGGCATTGGCTGGCCCGTTGCTGACCAAGGTGCATCAGGAATCGGGTGGCATTCACTGGATAGGCGATACCAGTACCGGTAAGACTACCGCCTTGGTGCTGGCTGCTTCGGTATGGGGCGGAGAGGATTTCAAGCGCAGTTGGCGGGCAACTTCCAATGGAATGGAAAGCGTGGCGGTGATGCTGTCCGATACCTGTTTGTGTCTGGATGAAATTAACGAAGCCGACCCACAAGAAATCGGTGCCATTGTCTATTGCCTTGGCAATGGTACCGGTAAGACGCGTGCCAACAAAATCGGTGCGGCTCGTCAGGTTCAACGTTGGCGGCTATCGATTTTGTCGACCGGTGAGCGTTCCATTTCCGCGGCCATGCAGGAAAACGGTAAACAGGCCAAGGCCGGGCATTTGATGCGCTTATTGAATATCCCGGTAGCCCGTCGTTTTGGCGTATTCGATGAACTGCATCAATTCGGCGACGGGCGAACATTGTCCGATCATTTCAGAACACAGTGCGCCAGGCACTTTGGACATGCGGGCGTGCGATTTGTGGAATACCTGCTTCAGCAGGGCGACGCGGATTTTGTCAGCGTATTGTTGCAACTGGAAACCCAATTCCTCTGCCCGGATAATCAAACGGCGCGCGCCGCTTCGAAATTTGCCTTGTACGCCATGGCCGGCGAGTTGGCGATCGAAGCCGGAATTTTGCCTTGGCCGTTAGGTTCAGCTTTGTCCGCTTGCCAAGCGATGTATCAGCAATGGATGCTCGCACGAGGCAGTGGTCTGACCGAACATCGGCAAATCCTGCAGAACGTCACTGACTTCCTGTTGAAACATGGCGACAGCAAATTCACCGACAAAATGAATCCGCAGGAAAAGCCGCGTGCCGATCGAGCAGGCTGGTATGTGGATAGGGCCGGTGAGCGGATTTACCTCTTTACCAGTGCGGCACTCAGGGATGCGGGTGGCAATTTCGATTTCAATCGGGTGCTGGAAGCGCTGGAAACGGCACAGTGGATCGTCGAACATGACCAAGGCAAGCGGTCGAAAAAAACCGCCATCAGCGGTGTTGGCAAATTAAATCTGTATTGGTTACAGCCCAACGAGGATGGTGACCATGCTTGA